The DNA segment TCGATGTGTACGCGCCACTGGCCAATCGTCTCGGCATGAACGCCATCAAGACCGAGCTTGAGGAACTGAGCTTCAAAACCATCTATCCGAAGATCTACAACGAGATCGTGGTGTTGGTCGCCCGCCGTGCAGGGCAGCGCGACGTGTATCTCAAGCAGATCCTCGCCGAGATCAACGAGGATCTGGACGAGCAGAACATCAAGGCGTACGTGACGGGACGCCCGAAGGACTACTTCTCCATCTATCAGAAGATGATCGTGCGCGGGCATGATTTCGCCAACATCTACGATTTGGTGGGCGTGCGCATCATCGTCGATTCGATCCAGGACTGCTATGCGGCGTTGGGTGCCGTGCATGCGCGTTGGAGCCCGGTTCCGGGGCGTTTCAAGGATTACATCGCCATGCCGAAGCTCAACATGTACCAGAGCCTGCACACCACGGTGGTGGGTCCTGGCGGCAAGCCGGTGGAGATTCAGATCCGTACGTGGGATATGCACAGGCGCGCCGAATTCGGCATCGCCGCCCATTGGAAGTACAAGGAGAACGGCCAGGCGGGTCGTGCGTTGAGCTCCCCGGACAGCTCCGACCGCAAACGCGGCGAAAGCCAGGACATCAGCGAGGCGGATAACCTCAAGTGGATACAGCAGCTGGCCGATTGGACCAGCGAAACGCCGGATTCCAACGAGTTCCTCGGCTCCCTTAAGGAGGATCTCGGTTCGGCCGAAGTGTATGTGTTCACGCCGAAGGGCAAGATTGTCTCCCTGCCTGCGCAGGCCACGCCGGTCGATTTCGCGTACGCCGTGCACACCGAAGTGGGCCACCGTACCATGGGTGCCCGCGTTAACGGACGTCTGGTGCCGCTCGACACCAAGCTTGAGAACGGCGACACGGTCGAGATTCTGACCTCGAAGTCCGACACCACCGGCCCGTCGCGCGATTGGCTGAGCTTCGCCAAGAGCCCGAAGGCACGTAACAAGATCCGCCAGTGGTTCAGCAAGGAACGTCGTTCCGAAGCCATCGAGGAGGGGCGCGACGAGCTGACACGCGCCATGCGCAAGCGCAACCTGCCGATTAACGCGCTGCTCACCACGGAGGCGCTGGTCGGTGTTGCCGACGAACTCAACTTCCCGAACGCGGATGGTCTATTCGCGGCCATCGGCGACGGTCAGATCTCCACGCAGAACGTCATCTCCCATCTGGTCAAGGATGCGGGAGCCGACGAAGTCGACGAGGAGATCGAGCAGGAGGTGTTGCCGCTCAAGCCGGTCGAAAGCCGCGTCAAGCGCACGGGCTCCAGCGGTGTGTCCGTCAAGGGCGTGGGCGACGTGTGGATCAAGCTCGCCCGTTGCTGCATGCCGGTGCCGGGGGATAAGATCGTCGGATTCATCACGCGCAACCAGGGCGTTTCCGTGCATCGCGCCGACTGCCAGAACATGATTGATTTGAAGAATCGCCAGCCGGAACGCGTGGTCGAAGTCGAATGGACCAGCACGCAGGGCGTGTTCATGGTCAAGATCCAGGTGGAGGCGCTTGACAGGCGCAACCTGCTGTCCGACGTGACCCGTGTGCTTTCGGATCATGGCGTGAACATCATCTCCGGTTCGATCTCCACCGGTTCCGACCGTGTAGCCACCAGCCAGTTCAGCTTCGAAATGGCTGACCCGCAACATCTGAACACGCTGCTCGCCGCCGTGCGCAAGATCGAAGGCGTGTTCGACGTGTACCGTCTCACCGGTGCCAAGGAGTCCGCCGAGCCGCGGCTACGCAAGATGAAGTAGCGACATGTTGCCGCATATGGAAAAGCGACCCTATTGAGGGTCGCTTTTCCATATGGTCATATGCCTTCGATCAGGCGGTGCGAATCACTTCACCACTTCGACGGAGACGATGCCCACCGGTTCGGTCGGGCGGTCCATGCGGTCGGTGGAGACGGCTTCGAGCTTGTCGACCACGGCCTTGGACTCGTCATCGGCGACCTCGCCGAAGATGGTGTGGTGGCCGTCGAGCCACGGGGTCGGCACGGTGGTGATGAAGAACTGGGAGCCGTTGGTGCCGTGGATCTGGCCGTCGCGGCCGCGACGCAGGCCGGCGTTTGCCATGGCCAGCAGGTACGGGTGGTCGAACTTCAGGCTCGGGTCGATTTCGTCGTCGAACTCGTAGCCGGGGCCGCCGGTGCCGGTGCCCAGCGGGCAACCGCCCTGAATCATGAAGTCCTTGATGATGCGGTGGAAGGTCAGGCCGTTGTAGAACGGCTCGTTGGAAGGCTGGCCGCTCATCGGGTCGATCCACTGCTTTTCGCCGGTGGCGAGGCCGAGGAAGTTGGCCACGGTGTTCGGGGCCTTGTCGTCGAACAGGTTGATTCTGATATCACCTTCGGAGGTGCGCATGATGATGGTAGTCATGGTCCTAAGTGTCTCATGGGCTTGAGACCGGGCGGGCTGGATTCCTGTGTGCCGGGCTGCAAGGCGCAGGTGTAGGCGTAGGATGGGCGCATGGATTTGCTGAATCTTGCGGAACAGGTGGTGCTGTGGTGGATGTGCTACTCGTGCATCGGCTGGGTATGGGAGACCGGGCTTAATCTGGTGCTGAAACACAAGTGGGTGGATCGAGGGGCGTTGAATGGCCCGATCTGCCCGATTTACGGCAACGGCGCGCTGCTGGTCATTCTGCTGCTGCATGATGTGACCAATCCGGTGGCCTTGTTTCTGGGCAGTGGTGTTATCGCCTGCACTTTGGAATACGTGGTGTCATGGCAATATGAGCGTCTGTTCCGCATTCGGCTTTGGGATTACACCGATAAGCCGTTCAACATCAATGGCCGTGTCTATCTGAACGGCTTTCTGGCGTTCGGTGCTGGAGCCACGCTGATCAAGCTGGTTGTGCAACCCTGGCTCGCGCATCTCACTGCCGCCATGCCGCAGCCTTGGCTGCACATTGCGGCTTGGGGCCTACTGGCTGTGGCTTTCGTCGATTGGCTGATCAGCACCATGGGCATGGCCGATATGGACAATAGGCTCGCGCGGCTTGGCGAGGATGTCAAGGCTGGTCGTTTGGAGGCGATCGACAAGGCGAATAGCGATATGGCCGAGGCGAATGTGCGTATGGAACAGCGTCTCGTGCAGGCGCAGCGTTCCGCGCGGGATCGTCTTGACCAGGCCCGCGACCGCATCGACGATACGATTCTTGATATTCGGGCGGTTGGGCGCAAGGGCGAGGTCGCGGCGTTGGATAGGCTTACCAGGGAACATGTGCGCCGTGCGCTGAGCCGCCAGCAGATTCGTCTGCTTCGGGCGTTCCCCTCCCTGCGTTCGTCGGCGCGTCGTGAGTTGACCGACCGTATCCACAAGCTGCTGGAACGTTAACGGTTCTATCGGCTGCCGCCATGCGGCGGCAGAGACTGCGATGTTTGCCGCGTATGGGGAGTGCAATAGCGCGTAGAGCGATATTTTGACGGTTTGCGGCGTTCGGCGTTGGCGAACCATGTAAAGTTGGCGGCATCCCTCAGCTCCAATCGTCACCTCGGCTGTTTTTGTCGAGTCGCAATCGTTTTCTCATATTCGCAGAAAGGAATCGGGCTATTGGACTACCTAGTGTTATTAGGCATATTAATTGTAATTGTCGATTTTGCGTTGAAGCTTGATGCAATTCTCATCATCTTCGCAGCCGCAATCGTCACCGCCCTGGTAGGCGGCATCGGCGCCCCGTTCGTGCTCGCCTTCGGAGCCAATCCCGCGGTCGTGGGCGTGCTGGCGCTCACCTGCGGCTACTGCGGTACGTTGCTTACGCCGATGGCCGCGAACTTCAACATCGTACCGGTCGCGTTGCTTGAGATGAAGGATCGCATGGGCGTGATCAAGAATCAGATACTTCCGGCGCTGGTCATGATCAGCGTGCAGATCGTGTACATGCTCATCGCAAGTTGACCGGCGCGGCAGCCAAGCGCATCGACGGCAATCACACTCAAACAATCAACCACACCTCAATGTTTTAAGGAGACAAATATGGCAACGGTATTGGTAACAGGATTCGACCCTTTCGGCGGCGAGACCGTCAATCCGGCGTATGAGGCGGTGAAGCTGCTGCCCGGCGAGATCGCGGGCGCCAGGATCGTCAAACAGGAGATTTCCACCGCGTTCACGCGCAGCGCTGTCGCCATCGAACAGGCGTTGGAACGCGAACATCCCGACATCGTCATCAGTGTTGGGCAGGCGGGTGGCCGCAGTACGCTCACCGTGGAACAGGTGGCCATCAATCTTGCCGAGGCGCGCATTCCCGATAATGACGGCGAGCAGCCGCTTGGCACCCCGCTGCGTACGGATGGCGACACCGCCTATTTCGCCACGGTTCCCGTCAAGGCCATGGTCGGTAACGTGCGTGCCCACAATCTGCCGGCGTTCGTGTCGTATACGGCCGGCACCTACGTGTGCAACAGCGTGATGTACAACATGCTCTACCTGTTGGATCGGCGTTTTCCCGGCATTCGTGGCGGATTCATTCATGTGCCGTTCGCGCCGCAGCAGGTGGTTGGCAAACCCAATGGCACGCCGTGCATGCCGTTGCACGATATGGCCAAGGCGTTGGAATATGCGATCGAAGCCGCCGTGAAGAACGAGGATTCGGCTACGGCGATCGCAATGGGGGAAACCCATTAGGAGAAAGGCCATGCCGAACCCCGCTGCAAGTGCGGTGCATGCTGCGGCGGGTAGGGTGGTCGTATGTTGATCGAAAAACGGTGCCGGGTCTGCTGGGCGATTAGGGAAGCCCGCAGACCCGACACCGTTTTTTCGTATATCGTGTGCTCTCCCGGTGGCATGTGCCATCGGGGCCATAGCGCCGTCAGAGTATGCCGAAATGCTTGAGCGCGTTCATGATGCCATCATGGTCCACATCGTCGGTCACATAATCGGCCACGCTCTTGGGCGCCTCGGTCGCGTTGCCCATGGCCACGCCGATACCCGTGTATTCCAGCATGTCCACGTCGTTGCCGCCGTCGCCGAAGGAGATCGTCTGGCTGCGATCCCAACCGTAATGTTCCAGGAATCGTTCGATGCCCTTCGCCTTGCCGCCGTCGCCCGCAATCAGGTCCACGAAGTCTGGGTGCCAGCGCACGCCACGCACGTTGGGGCACATGCCAACGAGTTCGGCTTCCGTTTTCTCGTCGATGTATGGGCTGATCTGGAACGTCTCATGCGTTTTCGTGCGTTCGTGCGGATCGGCGAAGTAGACCTTGGGCGCGGTTTTGCCCAGGCTTCGCCAGGTGGCGTCCAGAATCTCGTTGGAATGGTTGAAATAGACGTAATCGGATTCGCAGAAATCCGAGACCACGTCCGGGTGTGCGGTCAGCCAGTCGAGAATGACGGTGACGTCCGCTTCGGCAAGGGGACGCTTGTCGAGGAATCCGTTGTCGTCGGCGCAGTACTGGCCGTTAAGCCCGACGATGCCGTCGAACTTCACCGGGATGGTATCGAGCACGATATTCATAATGCCCGGCGCTCGCCCCGAGCAGATGAACAGTTTCACGCCGCCGTCGCGCAGCAGACGCAATGCCTCGATGGTCGATTCTGGAACAACATGTGTTGTAAAGCTGGTCAGTGTGCCATCGATGTCGAAGAAAGCGGCCTTAATGTCGGTCGAAGTCATGAACTCGCCTTTCACGATCGAATGCTTATGCCATACCTCATTGTACGGGTGGGCGGCTGCGGCATCACCGGGCTGATGGCGTTTCCGGCCGCGGGTACCGTACAATCGTCCACATCGAGCGCGTAGCCGGGAGCAATCGCGTCGATTCTGTGTGGCATGGGCGGCTGCCGGCTCTATGAACGAATCAAGCCGTGTGATGCGTACCGAATATACGTTCGGTATACGTCACACGGCTTTGCAAGAGGTGCGATGCTGCAGGGAGCGACGAATGTGCTTTCGGCAGCTGCTCAGCGCTCATGGTGGTCGATATGGTTGGCCACCACGTCGCCGATGGTCTGCGCGATTTGCACCAGCACCACGCACAGAATCACCGCGGCAAGCATCACATCGTACTGGTAGCGCTGGTAGCCGTAACGGATGGCGATATCGCCCAGGCCGCCCGCGCCGACCGTACCGGCCATGGCGGAGAACCCGAACAGGGTGATGAACGTCAACGCGGCACCGCGGATCAGCGAAGGCAGGCTTTCGAACAACAGCACCTTGAACACGATCTGCGTGTTGCTGGCGCCGAAGCTCTGCGCGGCTTCGACCAGGCTTCCGTCGACTTCGGCAAGCGACTGTTCGACCACGCGCGCCACAAATGGCGCGGCGGTGATGACCAACGGCACGATTGCGCCGGGCACGCCAAGCGAGGTGCCGACGATGAGACGGGTGAGCGGGATCAGGGCGACCAGCAGAATGATGAACGGCACCGACCTGACGATATTGACGATCCATCCGAGCACGGTGTTCAGCGGAGCGTTCGGACGAATGCCTTTTTTAGCGGAGGTGATGAGCAGTACGCCGATCGGCAGGCCGATCACATATGCGAGCAGCGTTGCCACGGCGGTCATGACGATGGTGTCGCGCACGCCTTCGATAAGCAGATCGCTGTATTCGGCAAAAAACTGTGTAAGGGCATTCATGCCTGCTGCTCCTTTTCTGTAGCTGTGGTTTCGGTTGCGTCGTCATGGTGGCGGTGGTTTTCGATTGCGGCGTCCGCGATAAGCGTTTTGAGAATATCGCTTTGCGGGTTGGCGAACAGCTGTTCGGTGTCTCCCATTTCCACGATGCGACCGCCGTCGATCATGGCGACACGATCGCAGATATTGCGTGCCACGGACAGCGAGTGCGTGATGATGACCAGTGTGACGTTAAGCTCGCGGTTGATGCGGCGCAACAGATCGAGAATCTGCGCGGTGGTGGTGGAATCGAGGGCGCTGGTAGCCTCGTCGCACAGCATGATGGAAGGATTGTTCGCCAATGCGCGGGCGATGGCGACGCGCTGCTGCTGGCCGCCGGACAGCTGGCTGGGGTAGCGGTCGGCGAAATCGCCCAGGCCGACCAGATCAAGCAGATACCTGGCGCGTTCCTCCCGCTTGGCCTTCGGCGTATGGTTCAGTTCCAGCGGGAACGTGACGTTGCGCAGTATGGTGCGCTGTTGGAACAGGCTGAAGTTCTGGAAGATCATGCCGATGTTGGACCGGACTTCGGCCAGCGCCTTGCCGGTGGTTCCGGTGATGTCCTTGCCGTCGATCAGCACGTTGCCGGAAGTGGGGCGTTCCAGCAGGTTGATGCAGCGTACCAGCGTGGATTTTCCAGCGCCGGAAGAGCCCAGAATGCCGAAGACCTCACCCGAGTCGATGCTCAGGTTGATGTCGTGCAGCACCTCGTGCGCTTCGGCACCGCTGCCATAGCTCTTATGCAGATGCTCGATGTGAATCATATGTGTCCCTTGTCGTTATACAGGAATGCCGCAGGACATGGTATCCTGCGGCATTGAATTCAGATATTGCCGGGCATGCGGATCAGAAGACCGGAACCACGGCGCCCTTGTAGTTCTTGGTGATGTAGTCGCGAACCTCGCTGGACTTCAGGGCCTTCTTAAGCTCCTTGGTCTTGTTGGTATTCTCGTTGCCTTCCTTGACCACCAGGATGTTCTGGTAGGTCTTGGCCGCCAGACCACCGGCCTTTTCGGTGGCCAGCGTGTCCTTGGTCGGGTCGAAGCCCGCCTGGATGGCGTAGTTGCCGTTCAATGCCGCGATGTCGACATCCTTGATGACGGTCGGTACGACGGCGGCCTCAAGCTCCTTGAACTTCAGGTTCTTCGGATTGGAGGTGATGTCCTTTGTGGTGGCGTTGATGTCCTTCGGGTTCTTCAACTCGATCAGACCGGCATCCTGCAGCAGCAGCAGTGCGCGGGCCTCGTTGGTGGCATCGTTCGGCACGGCCACGGTAGCGCCGTCGGCAAGCGCGTCAAGCGTCTTGGTCTTGCCCGGGTAGAGGCCGAACGGTTCGAAGTGGATGCCGGCAACGGACGCCAGATGGGTGCCCTTCTCCTTGTTGAAGTTGTCGAGATACGGCTTGTGCTGGAAGTAGTTGGCGTCGACCTCGCCCTCCTCGGTGGCGGTGTTCGGCTGCACGTAGTCGGTGAACTCCTTGACTACCAGCTTGTAGCCGTCCTTTTCGACGAGCGGCTTGACGGCCTTGTTCAGGATCTCCGCGTGCGGGGTGGGGGAGGCGGCCACGGTGATGGTCTTGTCGTTTTCCTTGGAGGCCGCCCCATTGGAGCTGCCGCAGCCCGACAGGCCGAACGATGCGATGGCGGTGACGGCGAGCAGGGCGCCGATGATCTTCTTGTTGCGCATATTGAGTTCCTCTCTCATTCCAATGCAAATACCATGTCGCGTTCTCTCAGACGCGATCCAACAGGACTCCAATATAGGCGGAGGCTCTGCGATGACACGGCGTGGGCTTATCGGAATTACTTATGACCTGTGCAAGTTTCGCAGCATGGATGGGCATAGCCTCCATGCTCCATAGCCGGCTATCCGATATGCGTATAGGCCCAATGCGGGGAAACGCGGCTGGAACAACGTCTGCCGCGCCTACAATGTTCAG comes from the Bifidobacterium angulatum DSM 20098 = JCM 7096 genome and includes:
- a CDS encoding RelA/SpoT family protein, whose amino-acid sequence is MEDDDMEFDSARKLGCEVSSDPVNPLLPIMQACMMHHPGEDMTILERAYKRAVIQHSSQRRKSGEPYIIHPLAVAQILADLGMGPRVVAAGLLHDTVEDTDYTLDECRAEFGDTVTGLVDGVTKLSKMEYGDSAQAETIRKMVVAMSRDVRVLVVKLADRVHNARTWRYVKTSGAVRKAHETLDVYAPLANRLGMNAIKTELEELSFKTIYPKIYNEIVVLVARRAGQRDVYLKQILAEINEDLDEQNIKAYVTGRPKDYFSIYQKMIVRGHDFANIYDLVGVRIIVDSIQDCYAALGAVHARWSPVPGRFKDYIAMPKLNMYQSLHTTVVGPGGKPVEIQIRTWDMHRRAEFGIAAHWKYKENGQAGRALSSPDSSDRKRGESQDISEADNLKWIQQLADWTSETPDSNEFLGSLKEDLGSAEVYVFTPKGKIVSLPAQATPVDFAYAVHTEVGHRTMGARVNGRLVPLDTKLENGDTVEILTSKSDTTGPSRDWLSFAKSPKARNKIRQWFSKERRSEAIEEGRDELTRAMRKRNLPINALLTTEALVGVADELNFPNADGLFAAIGDGQISTQNVISHLVKDAGADEVDEEIEQEVLPLKPVESRVKRTGSSGVSVKGVGDVWIKLARCCMPVPGDKIVGFITRNQGVSVHRADCQNMIDLKNRQPERVVEVEWTSTQGVFMVKIQVEALDRRNLLSDVTRVLSDHGVNIISGSISTGSDRVATSQFSFEMADPQHLNTLLAAVRKIEGVFDVYRLTGAKESAEPRLRKMK
- a CDS encoding peptidylprolyl isomerase; the encoded protein is MTTIIMRTSEGDIRINLFDDKAPNTVANFLGLATGEKQWIDPMSGQPSNEPFYNGLTFHRIIKDFMIQGGCPLGTGTGGPGYEFDDEIDPSLKFDHPYLLAMANAGLRRGRDGQIHGTNGSQFFITTVPTPWLDGHHTIFGEVADDESKAVVDKLEAVSTDRMDRPTEPVGIVSVEVVK
- a CDS encoding putative ABC transporter permease; amino-acid sequence: MDLLNLAEQVVLWWMCYSCIGWVWETGLNLVLKHKWVDRGALNGPICPIYGNGALLVILLLHDVTNPVALFLGSGVIACTLEYVVSWQYERLFRIRLWDYTDKPFNINGRVYLNGFLAFGAGATLIKLVVQPWLAHLTAAMPQPWLHIAAWGLLAVAFVDWLISTMGMADMDNRLARLGEDVKAGRLEAIDKANSDMAEANVRMEQRLVQAQRSARDRLDQARDRIDDTILDIRAVGRKGEVAALDRLTREHVRRALSRQQIRLLRAFPSLRSSARRELTDRIHKLLER
- a CDS encoding 5-oxoproline transporter, DUF979 family subunit, whose protein sequence is MKLDAILIIFAAAIVTALVGGIGAPFVLAFGANPAVVGVLALTCGYCGTLLTPMAANFNIVPVALLEMKDRMGVIKNQILPALVMISVQIVYMLIAS
- the pcp gene encoding pyroglutamyl-peptidase I produces the protein MATVLVTGFDPFGGETVNPAYEAVKLLPGEIAGARIVKQEISTAFTRSAVAIEQALEREHPDIVISVGQAGGRSTLTVEQVAINLAEARIPDNDGEQPLGTPLRTDGDTAYFATVPVKAMVGNVRAHNLPAFVSYTAGTYVCNSVMYNMLYLLDRRFPGIRGGFIHVPFAPQQVVGKPNGTPCMPLHDMAKALEYAIEAAVKNEDSATAIAMGETH
- a CDS encoding Cof-type HAD-IIB family hydrolase, whose translation is MTSTDIKAAFFDIDGTLTSFTTHVVPESTIEALRLLRDGGVKLFICSGRAPGIMNIVLDTIPVKFDGIVGLNGQYCADDNGFLDKRPLAEADVTVILDWLTAHPDVVSDFCESDYVYFNHSNEILDATWRSLGKTAPKVYFADPHERTKTHETFQISPYIDEKTEAELVGMCPNVRGVRWHPDFVDLIAGDGGKAKGIERFLEHYGWDRSQTISFGDGGNDVDMLEYTGIGVAMGNATEAPKSVADYVTDDVDHDGIMNALKHFGIL
- a CDS encoding methionine ABC transporter permease, with protein sequence MNALTQFFAEYSDLLIEGVRDTIVMTAVATLLAYVIGLPIGVLLITSAKKGIRPNAPLNTVLGWIVNIVRSVPFIILLVALIPLTRLIVGTSLGVPGAIVPLVITAAPFVARVVEQSLAEVDGSLVEAAQSFGASNTQIVFKVLLFESLPSLIRGAALTFITLFGFSAMAGTVGAGGLGDIAIRYGYQRYQYDVMLAAVILCVVLVQIAQTIGDVVANHIDHHER
- a CDS encoding methionine ABC transporter ATP-binding protein; translation: MIHIEHLHKSYGSGAEAHEVLHDINLSIDSGEVFGILGSSGAGKSTLVRCINLLERPTSGNVLIDGKDITGTTGKALAEVRSNIGMIFQNFSLFQQRTILRNVTFPLELNHTPKAKREERARYLLDLVGLGDFADRYPSQLSGGQQQRVAIARALANNPSIMLCDEATSALDSTTTAQILDLLRRINRELNVTLVIITHSLSVARNICDRVAMIDGGRIVEMGDTEQLFANPQSDILKTLIADAAIENHRHHDDATETTATEKEQQA
- a CDS encoding MetQ/NlpA family ABC transporter substrate-binding protein; the encoded protein is MRNKKIIGALLAVTAIASFGLSGCGSSNGAASKENDKTITVAASPTPHAEILNKAVKPLVEKDGYKLVVKEFTDYVQPNTATEEGEVDANYFQHKPYLDNFNKEKGTHLASVAGIHFEPFGLYPGKTKTLDALADGATVAVPNDATNEARALLLLQDAGLIELKNPKDINATTKDITSNPKNLKFKELEAAVVPTVIKDVDIAALNGNYAIQAGFDPTKDTLATEKAGGLAAKTYQNILVVKEGNENTNKTKELKKALKSSEVRDYITKNYKGAVVPVF